From Antedon mediterranea chromosome 9, ecAntMedi1.1, whole genome shotgun sequence, a single genomic window includes:
- the LOC140059358 gene encoding transmembrane protease serine 9-like — translation MARIQEESAILTVQSKGNIHHECGIVTSPEALQEQKNRGKNRIRLLNGRDAARGSAPWMVRLYYIPNQKDICGGSILNSEWIVTAAHCVNLKEKHKNSTLIRVADHDSEFEEFEEKNYTIGKIVRHPDFNQSTWDSDIAMIKLETPISQFTDYVRPICLPTKNIIKPGKLGRVNGWGITSTSNITHPRFMNEIYVPVVSQRKCISSTNATFAITRNMFCAGYAQETTDACYGDSGGPFSVFHEGRWYLSGIVSWGEGCGEPGKYGFYTRISAFRKWIKNVMRKEYSCAGNNVIEFLSLTVLSSSAQDLPWTLEADTGILNQTLHSYEFKYYYLMLSFIIIISKYMKLFVIYIECGSVTSPEAMLDQGNRRGREASRGSAPWMVRLYQVSQDRYFCGGSIVNSKWIITAAHCITEFNVNKMNTLVHVADHDSEYIESEEMLYRIKKIVTHADFNDDTYDADIAIIKLDTPISNFTHYVRPICLPTNNLTERIMKPRKHGRVSGWGDIRENGPRPRFMNEVYLPIVGQRKCISSTTYNVTDNMFCAGYKQKLKDACQGDSGGPFSILHEDRWYLFGIVSWGEGCGRPGKYGFYTRISAFLDWITNVILGETPCPPLETSANVEADCNRLGKPGQVCNFRCSGGHVRTTGDVRRVCQLDGTWSGNELSLSVIISRTITHENIYNNLYHYYLLEIIKELLISKPIDVTRNTGDTLVFRCTLEDDLYSIVWEKDGDVIISNEHTHIFPDGTLLINGITSNDAGKYTCTVMARVQEESAILTVQTKGNIHHGCGIVTSPEALLEQKNRGKNRIRLLNGRDAARGSAPWMVRLYYISSKLDICGGSILNSEWIVTAAHCVRSYKVNSNSTLIRVADHDSEFEESEEKNYTIDKIVRHPDFRTWDSDIALIKLETPISNFSDYVKPICLPTNNLPTGIMKPGKLGRVNGWGITSNITLARFMNEIYVPVVSQRKCISSTNLTAITRNMFCAGYAQETTDACYGDSGGPFSILYKKRWYLSGIVSWGEGCGQPGKYGVYTRISTLLKWIKNVMRKQ, via the exons ATGGCCCGTATCCAAGAGGAGTCCGCTATTCTTACCGTTCAATCTAAAGGGAACATTCACCATG aatGTGGAATCGTTACATCTCCGGAAGCATTACAGGAGCAAAAAAATCGAGGCAAAAACAGAATTCGGTTGTTAAACGGAAGAGATGCGGCCAGAGGTTCTGCACCATGGATGGTACGCCTCTACTATATTCCTAATCAAAAGGATATCTGTGGAGGATCTATCTTGAACTCGGAATGGATAGTTACAGCGGCACACTGTgtcaatttgaaagaaaaacacAAGAATAGTACTCTTATTCGTGTGGCTGACCATGATTCTGAATTTGAAGagtttgaagaaaaaaattacaCAATTGGCAAGATTGTGAGGCACCCAGACTTCAACCAGAGTACTTGGGACTCTGATATAGCAATGATCAAACTCGAAACACCAATTTCTCAATTTACTGACTACGTCAGACCTATATGCTTACCAACAAAGAACATCATAAAACCGGGTAAACTTGGTCGGGTAAACGGCTGGGGGATTACCAGTACCAGTAACATAACTCATCCACGGTTCATGAATGAAATATACGTGCCTGTCGTTAGCCAGAGGAAGTGTATTTCTTCAACAAATGCGACTTTTGCAATTACGCGCAACATGTTTTGTGCTGGATACGCGCAGGAAACAACAGATGCGTGCTATGGAGACAGTGGTGGACCATTTTCCGTTTTCCACGAAGGCCGATGGTACTTGTCCGGTATCGTTAGTTGGGGTGAAGGTTGTGGAGAACCGGGAAAATATGGATTTTACACCAGAATTTCAGCGTTTCGGAAATGGATAAAGAACGTAATGAGAAAAGAATA TAGTTGTGCTGGTAACAATGTCATTGA GTTTCTCTCATTGACGGTGTTAAGTTCGTCAGCACAAGACCTGCCGTGGACATTAGAAGCGGACACAGGTATACTTAACCAAACGTTACACAGTTATgaattcaaatattattatttgatgttgtcctttatcatcatcatatcaaaATACATGAAATTGTTTGTAATCTATATAGAATGTGGAAGTGTCACATCACCAGAAGCAATGCTGGACCAAGGAAACCGAAGAGGGAGAGAAGCTTCTAGAGGATCCGCTCCATGGATGGTACGCCTCTATCAAGTTTCTCAGGACCGTTATTTCTGCGGTGGCTCTATTGTAAACTCTAAATGGATAATCACAGCAGCACACTGTATAACTGAGTTTAACGTTAATAAGATGAACACACTTGTTCATGTGGCTGATCATGACTCCGAATATATAGAATCCGAAGAAATGCTTTACAGGATTAAGAAGATTGTAACACACGCAGATTTCAATGACGACACTTACGACGCTGATATTGCAATTATCAAACTTGACACACCGATTTCTAACTTTACTCATTACGTCAGACCTATATGTTTACCAACAAACAATCTGACTGAAAGAATTATGAAACCAAGAAAACATGGCCGGGTAAGTGGATGGGGAGACATTAGGGAAAATGGCCCAAGACCACGGTTTATGAATGAAGTCTATCTACCTATCGTAGGCCAGAGAAAATGCATTTCTTCAACAACGTACAATGTTACAGACAACATGTTTTGTGCTGGGTATAAACAGAAACTCAAAGATGCCTGCCAGGGAGATAGTGGTGGACCTTTTTCCATTTTGCACGAAGACCGTTGGTATTTGTTCGGTATCGTTAGTTGGGGTGAAGGTTGCGGACGACCGGGGAAATATGGATTTTACACCAGAATCTCAGCATTTCTCGATTGGATAACAAATGTCATATTAGGAG AAACTCCATGTCCGCCATTAGAAACATCAGCCAATGTCGAGGCGGACTGCAATCGTTTGGGGAAACCTGGACAAGTATGTAACTTTCGATGTTCTGGGGGTCACGTGAGGACAACTGGTGACGTCAGACGTGTATGTCAACTTGACGGTACTTGGTCAGGAAATGAATTATCAT tatcgGTAATTATTAGCAGAACAATTACtcatgaaaatatatataataatttataccaTTATTATCTTTTAGAGATAATCAAAGAACTTCTGATTTCAAAACCAATTGACGTAACACGCAACACCGGTGATACGCTTGTGTTTAGATGTACACTGGAAGATGATCTATATTCTATAGTATGGGAAAAGGATGGTGACGTCATAATCTCTAACGAACATACACATATTTTTCCAGATGGGACATTACTCATTAATGGAATTACTAGTAATGACGCTGGAAAGTACACATGCACCGTAATGGCCCGTGTCCAAGAGGAGTCCGCTATTCTTACCGTTCAAACTAAAGGGAACATTCACCATG GATGCGGAATTGTTACATCTCCGGAAGCATTACTGGAGCAAAAAAACCGAGGCAAAAACAGAATTCGGCTGTTAAACGGAAGAGATGCGGCCAGAGGTTCTGCACCATGGATGGTACGCCTCTACTATATTTCTTCTAAATTGGATATCTGTGGAGGATCTATCTTGAACTCGGAATGGATAGTTACGGCGGCACACTGTGTCAGGAGCTACAAGGTGAATTCGAATAGTACTCTTATTCGTGTGGCTGACCATGACTCTGAATTTGAAGAGTCTGAAGAAAAAAATTACACAATTGACAAGATTGTGAGGCACCCAGACTTCAGAACTTGGGATTCTGATATTGCACTGATCAAACTCGAAACACCAATTTCTAACTTTTCCGATTACGTCAAACCTATATGCTTACCAACAAACAACCTACCTACGGGAATCATGAAACCGGGTAAACTTGGTCGGGTAAACGGCTGGGGGATTACCAGTAACATAACTCTTGCACGGTTCATGAATGAAATATACGTGCCTGTCGTTAGCCAGAGGAAGTGTATTTCTTCAACAAATCTGACAGCAATTACGCGCAATATGTTTTGTGCTGGATACGCGCAGGAAACAACAGATGCGTGCTATGGAGACAGTGGTGGACCATTTTCCATTCTGTATAAAAAACGATGGTACTTGTCCGGTATCGTTAGTTGGGGTGAAGGTTGTGGACAACCGGGAAAATATGGAGTTTACACTAGAATTTCAACGTTACTGAAATGGATAAAGAACGTAATGAGAAAACAATAG
- the LOC140059356 gene encoding coagulation factor X-like — protein MLMFCSVSEIHLTIIEKCGIVRSPEAIGLLEQEDNSRVVAGVVAARGSAPWMVRLYHIPLGRYFCGGSIVNSKWIITAAHCITVFRATKHNTRIYVADYDSELKESEERFYNIEKIVTHADFNDATYDADIAMIKLDTSISNFTHYVRPICLPKNNLTERIMKPRKHGRVSGWGDLRENVPRPRFMNEVYIPIVGQRNCISSTTDTVTDNMFCAGYKQKLKDACQGDSGGPFSILHDGRWFLFGIVSWGEGCGRPGKYGFYTRIPAFFDWINNLLIEEG, from the exons atgttaatgttctGTTCCGTGTCTGAAattcatttaacaattattgaaa AATGTGGAATTGTCAGATCTCCAGAAGCAATAGGCCTACTGGAGCAAGAAGACAATTCACGGGTGGTGGCCGGAGTGGTAGCTGCTAGAGGTTCCGCTCCATGGATGGTACGCCTTTACCATATTCCTCTGGGACGTTATTTCTGCGGTGGGTCTATTGTAAACTCTAAATGGATAATCACAGCAGCACACTGTATTACTGTATTCAGGGCTACTAAGCACAACACTCGTATTTATGTGGCTGATTATGACTCTGAATTGAAAGAATCCGAAGAAAGGTTTTATAACATTGAGAAGATTGTAACACACGCAGATTTTAATGATGCCACTTACGACGCCGATATTGCAATGATCAAACTTGACACATCGATTTCTAATTTTACTCATTACGTCAGACCTATATGCTTACCAAAAAACAATCTGACTGAAAGAATTATGAAACCAAGAAAACATGGCCGGGTAAGTGGATGGGGAGACCTCAGGGAAAATGTCCCAAGACCACGGTTTATGAATGAGGTCTATATACCTATCGTAGGCCAGAGAAATTGCATTTCTTCAACAACGGATACTGTGACAGACAACATGTTTTGTGCTGGGTATAAACAGAAACTCAAAGATGCCTGCCAGGGAGACAGTGGTGGACCTTTTTCCATTTTGCACGATGGCCGTTGGTTTTTGTTCGGTATCGTTAGTTGGGGTGAAGGTTGCGGACGACCGGGGAAATATGGATTTTACACCAGAATTCCAGCATTTTTCGATTGGATTAATAACTTATTGATAGAAGAAGGTTAG
- the LOC140059360 gene encoding glyoxylate/hydroxypyruvate reductase B-like, translating into MAVPRVHTVLSGKYIEQNYLASKIGKDFKVISFDAFCSNTTKYSHEIEGIIVYSGDIRSFSNKLISSLPNLKVISIQGSGTDGLDVEWLHRRNIRVSHTPHTTAEATADIAILLMLATARKLMEAIQLARNTNNNIGKSAQFILTGRNVSGETIGIIGMGNIGYCVAQRALGFRMKILYHNRRRSKLEDAVHAQYWSNIEELLKLSDFVVIATPLTHQTDDLIGEQELALMKPTAILINVARGRVVNTDALVDTLRNGTIQAAGLDVTEPEPLPCDHPLFKMENVIVSGHCGISTIKCRDEMIQQAVDNLRPGLSGGVMNNELFPLSLK; encoded by the exons ATGG CTGTACCAAGAGTTCATACTGTGCTTTCTGGAAAGTACATAGAACAAAATTACCTTGCTTCCAAGATTGGTAAAGATTTTAAGGTGATTTCGTTCGATGCATTTTGTAGTAACACTACAAAATACTCGCACGAAATCGAAGGAATAATTGTCTACTCCGGAGACATTAGATCATTTTCAAACAAGCTTATCTCATCGCTTCCGAACTTGAAAGTTATTAGTATACAGGGTTCTGGAACGGATGGACTTGATGTTGAATGGCTTCACAGACGCAACATCCGGGTATCACACACTCCTCATACAACTGCAGAAGCAACTGCGGATATAGCTATTTTACTTATGCTTGCAACAGCTAGAAAACTGATGGAAG CTATTCAGCTCGCAAGAAACACCAACAACAATATAGGAAAATCGGCCCAGTTTATACTGACAGGCCGAAATGTTAGCGGGGAAACAATTGGCATAATTGGAATGGGAAATATAGGCTACTGTGTTGCACAACGAGCATTGGGATTCAGGATGAAAATCCTGTATCACAACAGAAGAAG ATCTAAACTTGAAGACGCGGTCCACGCCCAGTATTGGAGTAACATTGAAGAACTCTTAAAGTTGTCTGATTTTGTTGTGATAGCAACGCCTCTTACGCACCAAACCGACGACTTGATTGGAGAACAAGAATTAGCTCTCATGAAACCAACCGCCATCTTAATCAATGTTGCAAGAG GTCGCGTGGTAAACACGGACGCTTTAGTCGACACTTTAAGGAATGGAACAATTCAAGCAGCAGGACTTGATGTCACGGAACCAGAGCCGCTTCCATGTGATCATCCTCTTTTTAAAATGGAAAACGTCATAGTTTCTGGTCACTGTGGAATATCAACGATCAAATGCAGAGATGAGATGATCCAACAGGCTGTTGATAACTTAAGACCTGGTTTATCTGGCGGTGTTATGAACAATGAGCTTTTTCCTTTATCTTTAAAATAG
- the LOC140058555 gene encoding gem-associated protein 2-like: protein MDNLMIQLLPVSKDSGDLSQPPTSAEEYLRRVRLEAQACPDIAVANLEPGLLTNKQTNVVSNLSGFIPAPRGFSPSVQWQLKEASNFAVLRQKINQEREKLLNTTENQPALPQPNDESGWCKLCLGNKAEQLLKAKRGVSSTTTDTDMQGVLPLFSIVAAMKQSTVIKILEFHIGWLQTLGLGPKQGQWLYALLACLQKPLDPDAHSMLRTLARQCAALRASLETIDDDRLPALNLLITLVARYFDQTDLADDR from the exons ATGGATAATCTTATGATCCAGCTGTTACCGGTTTCTAAAGACAGTGGAGATTTATCGCAACCTCCGACAAGTGCTGAAGAATATCTACGAAGAGTAAG ACTGGAGGCTCAAGCTTGTCCGGACATTGCTGTTGCCAACTTAGAACCTGGGttattaacaaataaacaaacaaatgttgTTTCTAAT TTATCTGGTTTTATTCCTGCACCTAGAGGATTTTCTCCAAGTGTCCAGTGGCAACTAAAGGAAGCATCCAATTTTGCTGTCCTCCGTCAAAAAATAAATCAAGAGCGAGAGAAATTATTAAACACAACAGAGAATCAACCAGCACTC CCACAACCAAATGATGAATCTGGATGGTGCAAACTGTGTCTGGGAAACAAAGCAGAACAACTTCTGAAGGCCAAGCGTGGTGTGTCCAGTACAACAACAGACACTGACATGCAAGGTGTCCTACCCCTTTTTAGCATAGTAGCAGCTATGAAACAG AGTACTGTCATTAAAATACTTGAGTTTCACATTGGGTGGCTTCAGACTCTAGGCTTAGGCCCTAAACAAGGCCAGTGGTTATATGCACTACTAGCCTGCCTACAGAAGCCCCTGGACCCAGACGCTCATTCAATGCTACGGACGCTAGCAAGACAGTGTGCTGCCCTCAGGGCCTCATTG GAAACTATAGATGATGACCGACTTCCCGCATTAAATCTTCTGATTACGCTAGTTGCTAGGTATTTTGACCAAACAGATCTAGCGGATGACAGATGA
- the LOC140059359 gene encoding adenosine receptor A2a-like gives MEALIKNEESYKSDEIFITFITCLLLLMFLITFGNLLVLFTVYRNSSLAKKPIYIFTASLALVDFTTGLIGIPSLVIGKMKLLEQNSCSAFYFVPVVVLVTMSLSNLLLMTADRLFAIRFPLRYMVWMTAGRAVKLCCIVNVVGFVVGSASNMVSFCAVVLLDSNYTSMCDRYLEMYRIHGFLIFAYLNVNMTILSVVVMLFCYSYIFVRARRHMKERASRTGTDKQINTFDLKATKTTVTIVITFIICLLPKGIQEYINESPDQACFMNNWPCLIVDLLILSNSMLNPFIYSRNKTVRKLYKQSLTVIISKFKINKPGINQAQ, from the coding sequence ATGGAGgctttaattaaaaatgaagaATCTTACAAGTCTGATGAAATCTTTATTACTTTCATTACCTGTCTGCTTTTACTGATGTTTCTAATAACGTTTGGTAACCTTTTGGTTCTTTTCACCGTTTACCGAAATTCATCTTTGGCTAAAAAGCcgatttatatatttacagCATCTCTGGCACTTGTTGACTTTACGACCGGTTTGATTGGAATACCTTCTTTAGTTATCGGAAAAATGAAATTACTGGAACAAAACTCGTGTAGTGCGTTTTATTTTGTGCCAGTAGTTGTGCTGGTAACAATGTCATTGAGTAACTTACTGCTTATGACCGCGGATAGATTGTTTGCGATTCGGTTCCCTCTTCGATACATGGTTTGGATGACTGCTGGCAGAGCTGTCAAACTATGTTGTATTGTTAACGTTGTTGGATTTGTAGTTGGCAGTGCGTCAAACATGGTCTCATTCTGTGCTGTAGTACTTCTTGATTCAAACTATACCTCAATGTGCGACAGATATTTAGAAATGTATAGAATCCACGGCTTTTTAATATTTGCATACCTTAATGTAAATATGACGATATTGTCTGTTGTGGTCATGCTTTTCTGTTACTCGTATATTTTCGTACGAGCTCGGCGGCATATGAAAGAAAGAGCTTCACGTACCGGTActgataaacaaataaacacatTCGATCTAAAGGCTACTAAAACAACTGTCACAATCGTCatcacatttattatttgtttactgCCAAAGGGTATCCAGGAGTATATAAACGAATCACCCGATCAAGCatgttttatgaataattgGCCGTGCCTTATCGTTGACTTACTAATTCTTTCAAATTCAATGTTAAACCCTTTTATCTATTCCCGGAACAAGACAGTAAGGAAATTATATAAACAATCTCTAACTGTTATCATTTCCAAATTCAAGATCAACAAACCAGGTATTAACCAAGCTCAGTGA
- the LOC140058554 gene encoding mitochondrial mRNA pseudouridine synthase RPUSD3-like, which translates to MSFTHLLKSVKVHGRFFHFRRLTSSPSLVTDQQEGTAVLTPKPKKNIFSKSGVLDVSNISRDSLIKVLVASLLFKGDGLLVLSKPAGLSVSGKTKDGQFSLMDVMHDVADGINSPNACLISAPEKETSGIILLAEDKMTANKLNRDIVDASKRSGVKRQYIGLTVGIPEHNQGSQLLHVGQEDIDEELMTVIKSDFSKASLTRQDTKKTKMEYKVLEHNRQLNCALIEMWPQKAYKHQLQVHSTSMLCCILGDHLYSNRVQSVLGVPVLIDPLQAKPGPQKLPKMLREAMNLTASKTANMPLHLHFHQLFIKRPAGDLHITVPLPRYFQRSLQLLGLKMPT; encoded by the exons ATGTCTTTCACGCATTTACTTAAATCTGTAAAAGTTCATGGCAGATTTTTCCACTTTCGACGGCTTACTTCCTCTCCAAGTTTGGTGACTGATCAACAGGAAGGCACAGCAGTACTAACCCCCAAACCCAAGAAGAACATCTTCTCAAAGTCTGGTGTCTTAGATGTCAGTAACATTAGCCGAGATTCACTGATAAAAGTTTTGGTGGCCAGTTTGTTGTTCAAAGGAG ATGGATTATTGGTGTTAAGTAAACCGGCTGGCTTGTCCGTATCAGGTAAAACAAAAGATGGGCAGTTCTCACTGATGGATGTCATGCACGATGTAGCTGATGGTATAAACAGTCCTAATGCTTGTCTAATAAGTGCACCTGAAAA agAAACTTCAGGCATTATTCTCTTAGCTGAGGACAAAatgacagcaaacaaactaAACAGAGACATAGTTGATGCATCAAAAAGGTCTGGGGTTAAACGGCAATACAT TGGTCTAACAGTTGGAATACCAGAACATAATCAAG GTTCGCAATTACTGCATGTAGGACAAGAGGACATCGATGAAGAATTAAtg ACAGTCATTAAATCTGATTTCAGCAAGGCAAGTTTAACGCGACAGGACACCAAAAAAACGAAAATGGAGTACAAGGTACTAGAACACAACCGACAACTAAATTGTGCCCTCATAGAAATGTGGCCGCAAAAAG CATACAAGCATCAGCTACAGGTACATAGCACATCGATGCTGTGTTGTATACTAGGTGACCATTTGTACTCCAATCGTGTGCAGTCTGTTCTTGGTGTACCTGTTCTCATTGATCCACTACAAGCCAAACCAGGACCTCAG AAGTTGCCAAAAATGTTGAGAGAAGCAATGAATTTAACAGCCAGTAAAACAGCCAATATGCCTCTTCATCTACACTTCCATCAACTGTTCATTAAACGACCTGCTGGAGATCTTCATATCACTGTTCCACTGCCTCGTTATTTCCAAAGAAGTTTGCAGCTACTTGGTTTAAAGATGCCAACATGA